In Peptostreptococcus equinus, the DNA window GAAGCAGGCGTAGATGCAATTACAATACATGGAAGAACTAAGGAACAATATTATTCAGGAAAAGCAGATTGGGATATTATTGAACAAATTAAATCAGAAATAAAAATACCTGTAATTGGTAATGGAGACGTAGTTACTATAGGAGATGCTATTGCAATAAAAGAAAAAACAAAATGTGATGCTATTATGATTGGTAGGGGAGCTCAAGGAAATCCATGGATTTTTGAAACGATAAATGCCTATATACAAAAAGGCATAATATTAGATCCACCAAGCAAGGAAGAAAAAATTAACGTAGCTATAAAACATTTAAAAATGGCTATAAAAGAGCATGGAGAATATGTTGCCATAAGAGAAATGAGAAAACATATAGGATGGTATTTAAAAGGAATGAAGCATTCAGCTAGATTTAGAGATGAAATAAATCATTTGACTAGTGAAACTGAAGTGATAAAAGCTTTGGAAGAATGTGCAAAAGCTTGACATTCTAGGTTTTTTAGAATATAATATACCGGACACACAATAAATTGTGTATAATTTTCGCACAATTTAAATAGACTTATAAATTATTTTAAATAGCTTATATAAATAAAAGAATTTAAATTTGGAGGTTACGGGCATGGAAGAAAATAAAGAGATAATACTTACTCAAGAAGGTTTTGATAAATTAGAAGAAGAATTAGAAGCATTAAAAACAACAGGTAGAAAAGAAGTAGCAGAGAGATTAAAAGTAGCCATATCATTTGGTGATTTATCTGAAAATGCTGAATATGATGAAGCTAAAAAAGAACAGGCAGCATTGGAAGAAAGAATATTAAAGCTAGAAAATATGGTAAGAGTAGCCATAATAATTGATGAAAGTAATGTAGATCTTGATATAGTTACTATAGGATCAAAGGTTACTATATATGATAGAGATTTTGATGAGGAAGTTGATTATGTAATAGTTGGTAGTGCAGAAGCAGATCCATTCGAAGGTAAAATATCTAATGAATCTCCAATAGGTAAAGCTCTTCTAGGTTGCAAAAAGGGTGATGTAGTAGAAGTAAATGTGCCAGATGGAATCACAAAAATCGAGATAAAAGAAATAAATAGATAATTCAAAGCAATTATAAAATATAAATAGGAGGATATAATGGGAAATACTAACCAGGAAAGTCAGGTTGAAAACCTAAGTGAAGTACTACAGGTAAGAAGAGATAAGCTAAAAAATCTTCAAGAAATAGGAAAAGACCCTTTTAAAATAAGCAAGTATGATGTTACACATCATTCTGATGAAATTAAAAATAACTATGATAAGCTAGAAGGAAAACATGTTTGTATAGCTGGCCGTATAATGACAAAGAGAATAATGGGTAAGGCAGCATTTGCTCATATTCAAGACCAGAATGGTAAAATACAAGTTTATATCAAAAGAGATGATATAGGAACTGATGACTATAAGT includes these proteins:
- the dusB gene encoding tRNA dihydrouridine synthase DusB, with the translated sequence MKFRDFEVKNEVFLAPMAGVTDLPFRLICKEHGCGLLYTEMINAKALCYNDENTKKMLNIADEELPVAVQIFGSEPEYMARATEILNEYPNEVLDINMGCPAPKVIKNGDGSALMKNPEQIKRILDKVLEKSKKSVTIKIRKGWDENSVNAIEIAKIAQEAGVDAITIHGRTKEQYYSGKADWDIIEQIKSEIKIPVIGNGDVVTIGDAIAIKEKTKCDAIMIGRGAQGNPWIFETINAYIQKGIILDPPSKEEKINVAIKHLKMAIKEHGEYVAIREMRKHIGWYLKGMKHSARFRDEINHLTSETEVIKALEECAKA
- the greA gene encoding transcription elongation factor GreA, which gives rise to MEENKEIILTQEGFDKLEEELEALKTTGRKEVAERLKVAISFGDLSENAEYDEAKKEQAALEERILKLENMVRVAIIIDESNVDLDIVTIGSKVTIYDRDFDEEVDYVIVGSAEADPFEGKISNESPIGKALLGCKKGDVVEVNVPDGITKIEIKEINR